From Sporocytophaga myxococcoides, one genomic window encodes:
- a CDS encoding neuraminidase-like domain-containing protein, with product MATILKNNTVVGTITDANNYPLPNLKIEIYDVDMRSWQLLSATSTNKEGKFEMTWSHEQLSGRGKKTADIAIKVLTSEKGIELYKSDMDDVRFNAGEREEINIILRQPVPKETVEFDWLVKEVLFLAGNVAIEDIQENKEHRDITFLSKELEQASEKLEHLVVAHRLQKLTSINADFFYGIFRKGTLLQNDFGGAFKARHSISLGDDDKILLFDIALTDTNIIETDLKAAVQENLTGVSVLRNLSHDIEVLQKFKRDAEAYYEKEHSKRVIELVTKLLDPVKVKEVEQLLFDNKNDLNTFFDKVSDPDFFERKGATKESNLDDSLNKFFNFSKEAVAGIVKEVRIEKVSDVKKLARFNKAKWVEEIKKASRGSHDEKAINTYASAVVRRFEKAFPTVAFAAQLERSEKVVLKNQKEIVNFFNKHENFEFLRDHVDLYLKEKGDEFDSEAVADELKSIQRIFKLVPHYGKIMALRDEKIHSAFNIVSIGKSRFQKEIAPKAGLSEIEANEVFRKAETKNTAAMLTLGDLNDSISAMDIASLENASLVKKIETVSKEFPNLKSLFKLTDTCECEHCRSVHSPAAYLVEILQFLDKRTVVSGNAKSILFKRRPDLGEIDLGCENANTPVKYIDLVNEILEDAIAPDQGINFTGDLVDGSNPSKGKISNSLLAALEATGLPVTDKALIHETESSIVSPLALPHYLRDKKLVCKILNTGANNYTIYRLRQTMSSAEELDAVPEYVNTQAYDALMNSNFAFKLPFDLPHTEAKAYFERFGIKRADLMQTFQRTAIPSNETIASEYIGLADSDRQLIANTPILNDNAAQQNFWNVPSGNVIDYLKQVDLFLDRTGLHYKELELLLKLRFINKNGNLFIFNNDLTCDTATKEIKNLDLAVLDRIHRFIRLQRKLGWRFETLDEVISQAKLGNANLNDHCLLVISNIKKISIKTGLKVEELICCFGEIPHTLLPYQTNTLYDSIFQNKSQNRSVEPGLTAEKIIENETAVVKKQLTDFRKAISTCISIKEADFDKLVAALPNGELSFINLSGMYAIGKLMKKLKIKTDDFFTLKELTGIDVFNSAEDTLKFCEALEDAKKGSINVVDVKYILQHKADNLIDREIKPEKIKAMLSGIQLASQKSFNVNRSPYNDALTVEVQKETFKTYLSKLPVLNEQDVAILLNFLDSNWKYSWVDELFVVHNGSSSADAITFVDDKKIDTLFDVTAIKTAITNLNNAGPNAETEQKAFIKAWLEGIAAYLFEQDRASIINTALSNTFKTSIDSVDIVLSNAILKKTAPGTDLLIDVLQSNTLIDIADIDSGHPLPVLPNINKAAFSRQYAALRLLHKLLPLISALKLNNIQLEWFLKNAHKLGWFELDNIPFEPTQPNVPYQQYTEFIELLSLTKDLSPVLNPLDAENPISFFSVIELTLNNSSSQDELMQSLGLLTGNEKSDLIAVDQYFFAAFSPDNYKSITNLKRLLQCAESMRTLSANIGQITGFIKPVLNAADAADLRANLKTRYNEDTWLSTLKEIMDKIRPQKRDALVAYLLATNPDVKDENDLYEYFLVDVEMGACMPSSRIVLAHNSIQLFVQRCLMGLEPEAIANTGEDPDWNQWKWMKNYRVWEANRKIFLYPENWYDVTLADDKSFLLTDLINELQQNELTNDTAEESVKNYLEKLDHIAFLEVKATWYDVPSRTMHVFARTKGGDPDIYYYRRFESERNWTAWEKVDLDITGEQLLAFIRNNRLHLAWLIFSEESDPNQGAKLPNQNNHGEQPTDKPRKKLKIQLAISEFSNKKWQPKKVSKDCIYTPGFGEGFTYDLINKEKFNLIYIEFLSQIYVFSSRLNKPDFEDKIFNGIFDITGCKGYPEKVKDGNYELTDFLPDFSQARLLSQRYTEDVNASPDDLKVKNGISPFQFFKLFDKTPGQFRITYPHQLTIIDLISAVYQFIIILLLRKSNTDIKLPGLKIPFGTLLPYFMEDSWHAYVIIPGFYKEQYAGGEFYSVIGLTDDEKRTASDVFQLIDRIINWVKKIRLEFQDEPPANTQEAIDRIIADPDFQEIIQEMSHYKALQPLLQKLIGITDNTEFDEYLKKALEQNGLVYGEQFKNMYHPMVCALKTILYKDGISSLMSRETQLKINTTFDFKAYYNPEELHIAKLSYKQADGSLIYNYPIEDVDFTSDGSYSLYNWDLFYRIPLHIATSLTKNQRFEEALSWFHYMFNPTGALSGAGVQKYWVTKPFYLNQESDYIAQRIDSLMNATADKNNPDIKEMEFAIEQWRKKPFRPDVIARFRPVAYQKALLMKYIDNLTEWGDYLFRQDTMESIAQATQMYILADKLLGPKPRIVPPLVKQPYETYNQMEAKLDNFGNALIALENILPDLSALPEGGAELPPLPVTLSMLYFCIPQNEKMFEYWDRVADRLFKIRHCQNIDGIERSLALFAPPIDPGMLVKAAASGLDVSSILSGFNAPTPFYRFNVLSAKATELVQEVRGLGNSLLQALEKKDAEALSLLRNELELKVLNAVRDIKKLQIDEANEQIEVLKRTQKVTEERYKFYKDIKFMTALETTSLSLNAFSIIAYGISSVMEKAAGGMALAPTVTAGGAGLGGSPVSLTTILDGDKISNSIKSFAKAILLDSQLIDKVAGGISTVANYQRRYDDWKLQELLAEKELASIEKQIAAAEIRKEISESDLKNHDLQIENAKKTDEFMRSKYTNKELYDWMIGQISSVYYKSYQLAHDFAKKAERSYRFELGNDDSFISFGYWDSMKKGLQSADALLHDIKRMEAGYLDKNKREYEIIKHISLSQLDPLALIRLRATGVCDFEVPEVLYDMDYAGHYFRRIKSVSISLPCIAGPYTSVSAKLSLINNRYRKNINSDNAASTGYLEDLNNDERFMYNIGAIQSVATSNAQNDSGLFELNFRDERYLPFEGCGAISSWRLELPNPNVSKQFNYDTISDVILHMKYTAREGGSTLKGLAEGSLIERIEQIKQQLNTEQGFHIALNMKHDMPNEWHMLRKNKSASLSISKDRLPYFINGINNADIDHITFVAKSPSAITIKVNGTPVSVNDAEWGLFIADYSGLTLDNAFTLSIDSQSELDKLSELLMVVKIKLS from the coding sequence ATGGCTACTATTCTCAAAAACAATACCGTTGTTGGTACCATCACCGATGCCAACAACTATCCTCTTCCAAATCTAAAGATAGAAATCTATGACGTTGACATGAGAAGTTGGCAATTACTATCAGCTACTTCAACCAATAAGGAAGGTAAATTCGAAATGACATGGAGCCATGAGCAGTTGAGTGGTCGGGGGAAAAAAACTGCAGATATAGCAATTAAAGTTCTAACCTCTGAAAAAGGCATTGAGCTCTATAAATCAGATATGGATGATGTCAGGTTCAATGCTGGGGAGCGGGAGGAAATAAATATCATATTAAGACAGCCGGTTCCGAAAGAAACAGTGGAGTTTGACTGGCTGGTCAAAGAAGTACTATTCCTTGCAGGGAATGTTGCCATTGAAGATATACAGGAAAATAAGGAACACAGGGATATTACTTTTCTTTCGAAGGAATTGGAGCAGGCTTCAGAAAAGCTTGAACATCTTGTAGTAGCTCATCGTTTGCAAAAGTTGACTAGCATAAACGCTGATTTCTTTTATGGAATATTCAGAAAAGGAACTTTGCTGCAGAATGATTTTGGAGGGGCTTTTAAAGCTCGACATTCCATTAGCTTAGGTGATGATGATAAAATATTGCTATTTGATATAGCACTCACTGATACTAATATAATAGAGACGGATCTTAAAGCTGCAGTTCAGGAAAACCTTACAGGAGTGTCTGTTTTGCGGAATTTGAGTCATGATATAGAGGTGCTGCAAAAGTTTAAAAGAGATGCAGAGGCTTATTATGAAAAGGAGCATTCGAAAAGGGTTATAGAGCTTGTTACAAAATTGCTTGACCCTGTCAAAGTAAAGGAGGTAGAACAACTTCTGTTTGACAATAAAAACGATTTGAATACTTTCTTCGATAAAGTATCAGATCCTGATTTCTTTGAAAGGAAGGGAGCAACTAAAGAGAGCAATCTGGATGATTCTTTAAATAAGTTTTTCAATTTTAGCAAGGAAGCTGTAGCTGGTATTGTAAAAGAAGTCAGAATTGAAAAGGTATCGGATGTAAAGAAACTTGCCCGCTTTAATAAAGCTAAGTGGGTAGAGGAAATTAAAAAGGCTAGTAGGGGATCACATGATGAAAAAGCTATCAACACTTATGCTTCAGCGGTTGTAAGAAGATTTGAAAAAGCGTTTCCTACAGTTGCTTTTGCAGCGCAATTGGAACGATCTGAAAAAGTTGTATTAAAGAATCAAAAAGAAATTGTCAATTTTTTTAATAAGCATGAAAACTTCGAATTTCTGAGGGATCATGTTGATCTCTACCTCAAAGAAAAAGGGGATGAGTTTGATTCTGAAGCAGTGGCAGATGAGTTGAAATCTATCCAACGTATTTTTAAGCTGGTTCCTCATTATGGGAAAATAATGGCATTGAGGGATGAAAAGATTCATTCCGCATTTAATATTGTCTCTATTGGAAAAAGCCGTTTCCAGAAAGAAATTGCCCCCAAAGCCGGATTATCAGAGATAGAAGCAAACGAAGTATTTCGTAAAGCTGAGACAAAAAACACTGCTGCAATGCTTACCTTAGGAGATTTGAATGACAGCATAAGTGCAATGGATATTGCTTCACTGGAGAATGCTTCTTTGGTAAAAAAGATTGAAACTGTTAGTAAGGAGTTTCCTAATTTAAAATCCCTTTTTAAACTTACTGACACTTGTGAATGTGAGCATTGTCGTTCGGTGCATAGCCCTGCTGCATATCTGGTAGAAATTTTGCAATTCCTGGACAAGAGGACAGTAGTCAGTGGCAATGCAAAATCTATCTTGTTTAAAAGACGACCTGATCTTGGAGAAATTGACTTAGGTTGTGAGAATGCAAATACCCCTGTTAAATATATTGATCTGGTGAATGAAATTCTGGAAGACGCAATTGCTCCTGATCAGGGTATTAATTTTACAGGTGATTTGGTTGACGGATCTAATCCATCAAAAGGGAAAATATCAAACAGTCTGTTAGCTGCATTAGAGGCTACTGGTTTGCCTGTTACAGATAAGGCATTGATTCATGAAACAGAAAGTAGTATAGTTTCTCCTTTAGCTTTACCACATTATTTGCGTGATAAAAAGTTGGTATGCAAAATATTAAATACAGGTGCTAATAATTATACCATTTATCGTTTAAGGCAAACAATGTCTTCTGCTGAAGAATTAGACGCTGTACCAGAATATGTAAATACGCAGGCTTACGATGCCTTAATGAATAGTAATTTTGCTTTCAAACTTCCATTTGATCTTCCTCATACAGAAGCCAAAGCTTATTTTGAACGTTTTGGAATCAAGCGTGCTGACCTGATGCAGACTTTTCAAAGGACTGCTATTCCAAGTAATGAAACCATTGCTTCTGAATATATTGGCCTTGCCGATAGCGATAGGCAACTTATTGCCAATACCCCGATTCTTAATGATAATGCTGCACAACAAAACTTTTGGAATGTTCCTTCTGGCAATGTTATAGATTACTTAAAACAAGTGGATCTTTTTCTGGATAGGACTGGCCTTCATTATAAAGAGCTGGAATTACTACTTAAATTAAGGTTTATCAATAAAAACGGAAATCTTTTTATTTTTAATAATGACCTTACTTGTGACACAGCTACCAAAGAAATAAAGAATCTGGATCTTGCCGTGCTGGATCGCATACATCGTTTTATCCGCCTTCAACGAAAGTTAGGGTGGAGATTTGAAACTTTAGATGAAGTTATAAGTCAGGCTAAACTTGGTAATGCGAACCTTAATGATCATTGCCTTTTAGTAATTTCAAACATTAAAAAGATCAGCATCAAAACCGGTTTAAAGGTTGAAGAACTGATCTGTTGTTTTGGTGAAATTCCTCACACTTTATTGCCTTATCAAACCAATACACTATATGATTCAATATTTCAGAATAAGTCCCAAAACAGATCTGTTGAACCGGGGCTTACTGCAGAAAAGATAATTGAAAATGAAACTGCCGTTGTCAAAAAACAACTGACTGATTTCAGAAAAGCCATCAGCACATGCATAAGCATAAAAGAAGCTGACTTCGATAAACTGGTAGCAGCTCTTCCCAATGGAGAATTAAGTTTTATAAACTTAAGCGGAATGTATGCAATAGGAAAGTTGATGAAAAAGCTTAAAATTAAAACAGACGACTTTTTCACATTAAAAGAACTTACCGGTATTGATGTTTTTAACTCAGCAGAAGACACTCTTAAGTTTTGTGAAGCATTGGAGGATGCTAAGAAAGGTTCTATAAACGTAGTTGATGTAAAATATATACTTCAACATAAAGCCGATAATTTAATTGACCGTGAGATTAAACCTGAGAAGATTAAGGCAATGCTTTCCGGCATTCAACTTGCCAGCCAAAAATCCTTCAACGTAAATCGTTCTCCTTATAATGATGCATTAACAGTTGAAGTTCAAAAAGAAACATTTAAAACATATCTTTCCAAATTACCTGTATTGAATGAACAAGATGTGGCCATCCTGTTAAACTTTCTTGACAGCAACTGGAAATATTCCTGGGTTGATGAACTTTTTGTGGTACACAATGGCAGCTCTTCTGCTGATGCCATTACATTTGTTGATGACAAAAAAATAGACACCCTCTTTGATGTTACAGCAATCAAGACTGCAATAACTAATTTAAACAATGCAGGTCCGAATGCGGAGACAGAGCAGAAAGCTTTTATTAAAGCCTGGCTTGAAGGAATTGCAGCATATCTCTTTGAGCAAGACAGAGCTTCTATAATCAATACTGCACTATCAAACACATTTAAGACCAGTATTGATTCGGTTGATATAGTGTTATCCAATGCCATTTTGAAAAAAACAGCACCAGGAACAGATCTGCTCATAGATGTTTTACAAAGTAATACTTTGATTGATATAGCAGATATTGATTCCGGACACCCACTTCCTGTTTTGCCAAATATCAATAAAGCAGCATTTTCTAGGCAATATGCAGCGCTTCGTTTATTGCATAAGCTGCTCCCTTTGATTAGTGCTCTGAAATTAAATAATATCCAGTTAGAGTGGTTCCTTAAAAATGCCCATAAACTGGGGTGGTTTGAACTGGATAATATTCCGTTTGAGCCAACTCAGCCAAATGTTCCTTATCAGCAATATACTGAATTTATAGAACTGCTGTCGCTGACAAAAGATCTTTCTCCAGTTTTAAATCCATTAGATGCTGAAAATCCAATTTCATTTTTCAGCGTTATTGAGCTTACACTCAATAACTCTTCTAGTCAGGATGAATTGATGCAATCTCTTGGTTTACTTACGGGTAATGAGAAATCGGATTTGATTGCTGTTGATCAATATTTCTTTGCGGCCTTTAGTCCTGATAATTATAAAAGCATCACCAATTTGAAGCGTTTGCTGCAATGCGCAGAAAGCATGAGAACATTGAGTGCTAATATAGGTCAGATTACTGGTTTTATTAAACCTGTGCTAAATGCGGCAGATGCAGCAGACCTTCGTGCCAACCTTAAAACCCGATATAATGAAGATACCTGGTTAAGCACTCTTAAAGAGATAATGGACAAAATCCGGCCTCAAAAAAGAGATGCTTTGGTTGCATATTTACTCGCGACAAATCCAGATGTTAAAGATGAAAATGATTTATATGAATATTTTCTGGTAGATGTTGAAATGGGCGCTTGTATGCCTTCATCCCGGATTGTTTTGGCTCATAATAGTATTCAGTTGTTTGTACAACGCTGCCTGATGGGACTGGAGCCTGAAGCTATTGCAAATACAGGGGAAGATCCGGATTGGAATCAATGGAAATGGATGAAGAATTACCGTGTTTGGGAAGCTAATAGAAAAATATTCCTGTATCCGGAAAACTGGTATGATGTAACGCTCGCTGATGATAAATCTTTCTTGCTCACTGATTTAATCAATGAACTCCAGCAAAATGAACTCACTAATGATACTGCAGAGGAGTCAGTTAAAAATTATCTGGAGAAACTGGATCATATTGCATTCCTTGAGGTGAAAGCAACATGGTATGATGTTCCATCCCGAACTATGCACGTATTTGCACGCACCAAAGGCGGTGATCCTGATATATATTATTATAGAAGATTCGAAAGTGAACGCAACTGGACAGCCTGGGAGAAAGTTGATTTAGATATTACTGGAGAACAGCTTCTTGCCTTTATACGTAATAATCGTTTACATCTTGCATGGCTTATTTTCAGTGAAGAATCGGATCCGAACCAGGGAGCAAAATTACCTAATCAAAATAATCATGGTGAACAACCTACTGATAAGCCAAGAAAAAAGCTTAAAATCCAGCTGGCAATAAGCGAATTCAGTAATAAGAAGTGGCAGCCGAAAAAAGTATCAAAGGACTGCATTTACACACCAGGATTTGGTGAAGGTTTTACCTATGATTTAATAAATAAAGAAAAGTTTAATCTGATCTATATAGAATTCCTCAGTCAGATTTATGTATTTAGCAGTCGCTTGAATAAACCGGATTTTGAAGATAAAATTTTTAATGGAATATTTGATATAACAGGATGCAAGGGATATCCTGAAAAAGTTAAAGACGGTAATTATGAATTGACTGATTTTCTACCCGATTTCAGTCAGGCCAGACTACTTTCTCAACGATATACAGAGGATGTAAATGCAAGTCCCGATGATCTTAAAGTCAAAAATGGAATAAGTCCTTTTCAATTCTTTAAGTTATTTGATAAGACACCGGGACAATTCAGAATCACATATCCACATCAATTGACCATTATTGATCTGATCAGTGCAGTTTATCAATTCATTATTATTCTCTTATTAAGGAAATCAAATACAGATATTAAACTTCCGGGATTAAAAATTCCATTCGGCACTTTGCTTCCTTATTTTATGGAAGATAGCTGGCATGCATATGTAATTATCCCAGGCTTCTATAAAGAACAGTATGCGGGAGGGGAGTTTTATTCTGTTATTGGTTTGACAGACGATGAGAAGCGAACGGCATCTGACGTATTTCAACTTATAGATAGAATTATAAATTGGGTAAAAAAAATCAGGCTTGAATTTCAGGATGAGCCACCAGCAAATACACAAGAGGCTATAGACCGGATTATTGCTGACCCTGACTTTCAAGAGATCATTCAGGAAATGTCGCATTACAAAGCCCTTCAACCACTCCTTCAAAAGTTAATTGGTATTACAGACAATACAGAATTTGATGAATATTTGAAGAAGGCATTGGAGCAAAATGGTCTTGTATATGGTGAGCAGTTTAAAAATATGTACCACCCGATGGTATGTGCATTGAAAACTATTTTGTATAAAGATGGTATATCGAGTTTAATGAGTCGAGAGACCCAGCTGAAAATTAATACAACTTTTGATTTCAAGGCTTATTATAATCCTGAAGAACTTCATATTGCAAAACTTAGCTATAAGCAAGCTGATGGATCATTAATCTACAACTACCCGATTGAAGATGTTGATTTTACCAGTGATGGAAGTTATAGCTTATACAATTGGGATTTATTTTATCGTATACCTCTACATATCGCAACTAGTCTGACAAAGAACCAACGTTTTGAAGAGGCACTTTCCTGGTTTCATTACATGTTCAATCCAACAGGAGCATTATCAGGTGCCGGAGTTCAGAAATATTGGGTAACCAAGCCATTTTATCTGAATCAGGAATCCGATTACATAGCTCAGAGGATTGATTCATTAATGAATGCGACTGCAGACAAAAATAATCCTGACATTAAAGAAATGGAGTTTGCAATAGAGCAATGGAGGAAGAAGCCATTCAGGCCTGATGTCATAGCGAGGTTCAGGCCAGTAGCTTATCAGAAAGCTTTATTGATGAAATACATCGATAACCTCACAGAATGGGGAGATTATTTATTCAGACAGGATACAATGGAGTCTATAGCTCAGGCAACCCAAATGTATATACTTGCTGATAAGTTACTAGGACCAAAGCCAAGAATAGTTCCTCCGCTAGTAAAGCAACCTTATGAAACATACAACCAGATGGAAGCCAAATTGGATAATTTTGGTAATGCACTGATTGCACTTGAAAATATTCTGCCGGATTTATCCGCACTGCCAGAAGGAGGAGCGGAGCTGCCTCCTTTGCCGGTCACTTTATCCATGCTTTACTTCTGCATTCCTCAAAACGAAAAGATGTTTGAATATTGGGACAGAGTTGCTGACCGTTTGTTCAAGATAAGACATTGTCAAAACATTGATGGAATAGAAAGAAGTTTAGCTTTATTTGCTCCACCAATAGATCCGGGAATGTTGGTAAAAGCAGCCGCTTCTGGTTTGGATGTTTCTTCCATATTATCAGGTTTCAATGCACCCACACCTTTTTATCGGTTTAATGTTTTATCAGCTAAAGCAACAGAGCTTGTTCAGGAGGTTCGGGGGCTTGGTAATTCCCTGCTTCAAGCATTGGAGAAAAAGGATGCGGAGGCATTATCACTATTAAGGAATGAGTTGGAATTAAAAGTGTTGAATGCAGTCAGAGATATTAAAAAGCTGCAGATTGATGAGGCAAATGAACAAATAGAAGTCTTGAAGCGGACTCAGAAGGTTACAGAAGAAAGGTATAAATTCTATAAAGACATTAAGTTTATGACTGCTCTTGAAACCACGTCATTGTCTTTGAATGCATTTTCAATCATTGCCTATGGGATTAGTTCTGTAATGGAAAAGGCCGCAGGTGGTATGGCATTAGCTCCAACAGTAACAGCTGGTGGTGCGGGATTAGGAGGATCCCCAGTTTCATTAACAACCATTTTGGATGGAGATAAAATTTCAAATTCTATAAAATCATTTGCGAAAGCAATTCTATTAGACTCCCAGCTTATTGACAAAGTCGCTGGTGGAATTTCTACTGTTGCAAATTATCAAAGGCGCTATGATGACTGGAAATTGCAAGAGCTTTTAGCTGAAAAAGAACTTGCCAGTATAGAAAAGCAAATAGCTGCTGCTGAAATCAGGAAAGAAATTTCTGAATCGGATTTGAAAAATCATGACTTACAAATTGAGAATGCAAAGAAAACGGATGAATTCATGCGTTCGAAATATACTAACAAAGAGCTGTATGACTGGATGATAGGGCAGATAAGTTCTGTTTATTACAAATCCTACCAACTGGCTCATGACTTCGCCAAAAAGGCCGAAAGAAGTTATAGGTTTGAATTGGGAAATGATGATAGCTTTATTTCTTTCGGATATTGGGATAGTATGAAAAAAGGATTACAATCAGCAGATGCATTGTTACATGATATAAAGAGAATGGAGGCTGGATATCTTGATAAAAACAAAAGAGAGTATGAAATCATTAAGCACATTTCTCTTTCTCAGCTTGACCCTCTTGCTTTAATCAGGTTGCGTGCTACAGGAGTTTGTGATTTCGAAGTACCTGAAGTGCTTTATGACATGGATTATGCCGGGCATTATTTCAGAAGGATAAAATCCGTAAGCATTAGTTTGCCTTGTATAGCTGGTCCGTATACTTCAGTGAGTGCTAAATTATCTTTGATTAATAATCGTTACAGGAAAAATATCAATTCAGATAATGCTGCTTCCACTGGATATCTTGAGGATCTCAATAACGACGAAAGATTTATGTACAACATTGGGGCTATTCAGTCTGTGGCAACCAGCAATGCACAGAATGATAGTGGTTTGTTTGAGTTGAATTTCAGGGATGAACGATATCTCCCATTTGAAGGCTGTGGTGCTATAAGTTCCTGGAGATTAGAATTGCCCAATCCTAACGTATCAAAACAATTTAACTATGATACTATCTCTGATGTGATTTTACATATGAAATATACTGCCAGGGAAGGGGGAAGTACTTTAAAAGGTCTCGCAGAAGGTTCTTTGATAGAAAGAATAGAGCAGATTAAACAGCAATTGAACACTGAACAAGGTTTCCATATTGCATTAAATATGAAACATGATATGCCAAATGAGTGGCATATGCTCAGGAAAAATAAATCAGCAAGTTTAAGTATTTCAAAAGACCGCTTACCATATTTTATAAACGGAATCAACAATGCGGATATTGACCATATTACTTTTGTTGCAAAATCACCTTCAGCTATAACGATTAAAGTCAATGGAACTCCCGTCTCTGTTAATGATGCTGAATGGGGGTTATTTATCGCTGATTATAGTGGACTTACTTTGGATAATGCATTTACATTATCTATTGATTCACAATCAGAGTTGGATAAATTGAGTGAATTGTTAATGGTTGTAAAAATTAAGCTTTCATAA
- a CDS encoding YceI family protein, which translates to MVKQIIHIILVSCLILIRIETQAQNKIYKTSTGKISFYSETPIENIDAHSSAMSSAINPTNREAAALVMINSFKFKNSLMQEHFNEKYMESDKYPKATFSGVINENVDLMKPGNYNVTVTGKLTIHGVEQNRTINAKITVSESLQLHLKADFNVKLEDHKIKVPEIVFHKIAEVIAVKIDADYNLK; encoded by the coding sequence ATGGTAAAACAGATAATACATATCATTCTGGTATCTTGTTTAATACTGATAAGGATAGAAACACAGGCTCAAAATAAGATTTACAAAACTTCCACCGGAAAAATCAGTTTTTATTCGGAAACCCCGATAGAAAACATCGATGCTCATTCCTCTGCCATGTCTTCTGCCATTAATCCGACAAACAGAGAAGCTGCAGCACTTGTTATGATTAACAGCTTCAAGTTTAAGAATTCTCTTATGCAAGAGCATTTCAATGAGAAGTACATGGAAAGTGACAAGTATCCGAAAGCAACATTTTCAGGTGTGATAAATGAAAATGTGGACTTGATGAAACCAGGTAACTATAATGTGACAGTAACAGGCAAACTGACTATACATGGAGTAGAGCAGAATCGGACGATAAATGCTAAAATTACAGTAAGTGAATCATTACAGCTTCATTTAAAAGCAGACTTTAATGTAAAACTTGAAGACCATAAAATTAAAGTTCCAGAAATAGTATTTCATAAAATAGCCGAAGTAATAGCTGTGAAGATTGATGCAGATTATAATCTGAAATAG
- a CDS encoding c-type cytochrome domain-containing protein, whose translation MKHTGHILFIFLISLIVNGCAYNNYEELYPQTKNNNPCDSSIASTYNLSVKYILSSNCITCHSKNIASGGVVLDTYESVREQAQKGALMGAILHKSGYQPMPPGTSIPQCQIEKIQQWVDANEPQ comes from the coding sequence ATGAAACATACTGGTCATATCTTATTTATCTTTCTAATCTCATTAATAGTGAATGGGTGTGCTTATAACAATTATGAAGAGTTGTATCCTCAGACTAAAAACAACAATCCTTGCGACAGTTCAATAGCAAGTACATACAACTTGTCTGTTAAATATATTCTATCAAGCAATTGTATTACTTGTCATAGTAAGAATATTGCTTCCGGAGGTGTAGTGCTTGACACCTATGAATCAGTTCGTGAACAAGCTCAGAAAGGAGCATTGATGGGAGCTATTCTTCATAAAAGCGGATATCAGCCAATGCCCCCTGGTACTTCAATACCTCAATGTCAAATCGAAAAAATTCAACAATGGGTTGATGCAAATGAGCCGCAATGA
- a CDS encoding DUF5777 family beta-barrel protein, protein MKKFVFVILILNISVKLLAQEDLLNSLENEQPQSKQLVFASFKGTRLINLHTIETLGKGSLDFRISHRFSDFSTGASNLWGLDGPATIRLGFDYSVSDRFTIGIGRSSYGKLADGFLKYRILRQTMDNSMPVSLTGLVTMNLSLGKDPNKTVLGVDKYEKFSSRIAYMYQLMIARKFNEKLTLQISPTLIHYNLVMNLNDKNDILALGISGRYKITRSISLTGEYIFRINNYTPDQSDLYHNSASIGMDLETGGHVFQVFVTNSFAINEVQFIPYTTSRWDKGQIRLGFNVSRVFAVSRSAKDQKDKIKGEKKW, encoded by the coding sequence ATGAAAAAATTTGTATTTGTAATATTAATATTAAATATCTCAGTTAAACTTTTGGCCCAGGAAGACTTATTGAATAGTCTTGAAAACGAACAGCCACAAAGCAAGCAATTGGTCTTTGCATCTTTCAAAGGAACAAGATTAATTAACCTTCATACTATTGAGACTTTGGGAAAGGGATCTCTGGACTTCAGAATATCACACAGGTTCTCCGATTTCAGTACAGGTGCCTCCAACCTGTGGGGATTGGATGGACCAGCAACCATCCGACTAGGATTTGACTATTCAGTCTCTGATAGATTTACTATAGGGATAGGAAGATCTTCTTATGGTAAACTGGCAGATGGCTTCCTTAAATACAGGATACTTAGACAAACAATGGACAATAGTATGCCTGTCAGCCTGACAGGATTGGTAACAATGAATTTATCCTTAGGCAAAGATCCTAATAAAACGGTTTTGGGAGTAGATAAATATGAAAAATTCAGTTCAAGGATTGCTTATATGTATCAACTTATGATCGCAAGGAAATTCAATGAAAAACTCACTTTACAAATATCTCCAACACTTATTCATTACAATTTGGTAATGAACCTTAACGATAAAAATGACATACTAGCATTAGGTATTTCGGGTAGATATAAGATCACGAGAAGTATCTCCCTGACCGGTGAATATATTTTCAGGATCAACAATTATACCCCTGATCAATCTGATTTATACCACAACAGTGCAAGCATAGGAATGGACCTTGAAACGGGAGGACACGTCTTCCAGGTATTTGTCACAAATTCTTTTGCAATTAATGAGGTACAATTCATACCCTATACTACAAGCAGATGGGATAAAGGGCAAATCAGGCTGGGGTTCAATGTTTCCAGAGTTTTTGCGGTGAGCAGAAGTGCAAAAGATCAAAAAGATAAAATAAAAGGAGAGAAAAAATGGTAA